The following proteins are encoded in a genomic region of Pelodictyon phaeoclathratiforme BU-1:
- the trpC gene encoding indole-3-glycerol phosphate synthase TrpC, whose product MSYLSRILEEKEREVGELASEHPARRYAELQGSLAPTRDFTGALRRTGRGLRLIAEIKKASPSRGLIVPDFDPVNIARRYGELGAAAYSVLTDRTFFQGSIDYLQMVSRSFQLPVLRKDFIIDESQIFQSRLTGADAILLIVAALDSCQLGDYLQLAASVGLHVLVEVHDRKELDRAIEKGAPIIGVNNRDLKDFSLKLETSLSLRPFIPSDVLAVSESGLKSSADIALIEQASFDAVLIGEGLYTSPELGRITWS is encoded by the coding sequence ATGAGCTATCTGAGCAGGATACTGGAGGAGAAAGAGCGGGAGGTAGGGGAACTTGCCAGTGAGCATCCCGCCCGTCGTTACGCTGAGTTGCAGGGCTCTCTGGCGCCCACCCGTGATTTTACCGGCGCACTCCGGCGCACCGGCAGGGGGTTGCGGCTGATTGCCGAGATTAAAAAAGCCTCTCCTTCGAGAGGTCTTATTGTTCCTGATTTTGATCCGGTCAACATTGCACGCCGCTATGGAGAGCTTGGCGCTGCGGCCTATTCTGTGCTGACTGACCGCACTTTTTTTCAGGGTTCAATCGACTATCTTCAGATGGTGAGCCGCTCATTTCAGTTGCCTGTGCTGCGCAAGGATTTCATTATCGATGAGTCCCAGATTTTTCAGTCCCGTCTGACAGGAGCCGATGCCATTCTGCTTATCGTGGCTGCGCTTGATTCCTGTCAGCTTGGCGATTACCTGCAGTTGGCGGCCTCTGTTGGCCTGCATGTGCTTGTGGAGGTGCATGACCGCAAGGAGCTTGACAGGGCGATTGAAAAGGGCGCACCGATCATCGGTGTCAATAATCGGGATCTGAAAGACTTTTCCCTCAAACTTGAGACATCGCTCTCGCTTCGTCCCTTTATTCCTTCTGATGTTCTTGCTGTTTCCGAAAGTGGTTTGAAAAGCTCCGCTGATATCGCTCTTATCGAGCAGGCATCGTTTGATGCCGTGCTGATAGGAGAGGGACTGTATACCAGCCCCGAGCTTGGCAGGATTACCTGGTCATAG
- the rpe gene encoding ribulose-phosphate 3-epimerase yields MPAPSTLLAPSILSADFTRLEHSIDIATKAGADWMHCDIMDGNFVPNITFGPLIVQAIASCTPMIIDTHLMIVDPDRFIEEFIKAGSHQITVHQEACPHLHRTIQLIKSLGAKAGVSINPGTSLSTLESILPDLDLVLLMSVNPGFGGQKFIPSSIGKIRQLHEMRLKVNPGMVIAIDGGITEENGQEVVSAGADALIAGTAFFKAANPAQTAAKFRAMTR; encoded by the coding sequence ATGCCAGCACCATCGACGCTTCTTGCCCCTTCAATTCTGTCGGCTGACTTCACCCGACTTGAACACTCCATAGATATCGCTACAAAAGCTGGAGCTGACTGGATGCACTGCGACATTATGGACGGCAACTTTGTCCCCAACATCACCTTCGGCCCACTCATCGTTCAGGCTATTGCATCATGCACACCCATGATTATCGACACCCATCTGATGATAGTCGACCCGGATCGCTTCATTGAAGAGTTCATCAAGGCTGGCTCCCACCAGATAACCGTTCACCAGGAAGCATGCCCGCATCTCCACCGCACGATTCAGCTCATCAAAAGCCTCGGTGCAAAGGCTGGCGTCTCCATCAATCCAGGAACCTCGTTATCGACACTTGAATCCATCCTGCCAGATCTTGATCTTGTCCTTCTCATGTCGGTCAATCCCGGGTTCGGAGGACAGAAGTTTATTCCCTCCTCAATTGGCAAAATCCGCCAACTCCATGAGATGCGTCTGAAAGTGAATCCGGGAATGGTCATTGCCATTGATGGCGGCATAACGGAAGAAAACGGGCAGGAAGTTGTTTCGGCTGGAGCCGATGCGCTGATTGCTGGCACGGCATTCTTCAAAGCGGCCAATCCAGCACAAACGGCGGCAAAATTCAGGGCTATGACCAGGTAA
- the carB gene encoding carbamoyl-phosphate synthase large subunit produces the protein MPKREDIKSILVIGAGPIVIGQACEFDYSGTQACRALKEDGYRVVLVNSNPATIMTDIEFADATYIEPITPEYVQKIIEREKPDALLPTMGGQTALNIAVSLAESGILERNGVELIGAKLRAIRKAENREFFSDAMKKIGLEMAKGFFVRNEKEAKEALEEIGLPIVIRPSFTLGGTGGGFAETKADYYDAIRRGLTESPISEVLVEECLIGWKEYELEVIRDLADNVIIVCSIENVDPMGVHTGDSITVAPAQTLTDRQYQELRDASVRIIREIGVETGGSNIQFAINPLNGRIVVIEMNPRVSRSSALASKATGFPIAKVAAKLAVGYTLDEILNDITRTTPASFEPAIDYCVVKIPRWDFEKFKNVDARLGVQMKSVGEVMAFGRNFREALQKSLRGLEIGRAGLGSDGKDVMNVLAMTPQQKKFAREDILEKIRIPKADRMFYLRYAFQAGATVDEVHQSTGIDPWFLDNILQIVELEEKLRELAAAV, from the coding sequence GTGCCAAAGCGGGAAGATATAAAGTCGATATTAGTGATTGGTGCCGGTCCTATTGTGATCGGCCAGGCTTGTGAATTTGATTATTCCGGCACCCAGGCGTGCCGCGCCCTTAAGGAGGACGGGTATCGGGTTGTGCTGGTTAACAGCAATCCGGCAACCATTATGACTGACATAGAGTTTGCTGATGCTACCTATATTGAGCCGATTACGCCGGAATATGTTCAGAAAATTATCGAACGCGAAAAACCCGATGCGCTTCTGCCGACGATGGGTGGCCAGACGGCTTTGAACATTGCGGTCAGTTTGGCCGAATCCGGTATTCTTGAACGTAACGGAGTTGAACTGATTGGCGCGAAGCTTCGTGCAATCAGAAAAGCTGAAAATCGTGAGTTTTTCAGTGATGCCATGAAAAAAATTGGCCTGGAGATGGCCAAAGGTTTTTTTGTCCGGAATGAAAAAGAGGCAAAAGAGGCGCTTGAGGAGATTGGTCTGCCGATTGTTATCCGTCCCTCGTTTACACTTGGTGGTACCGGCGGTGGTTTTGCCGAGACAAAAGCAGACTATTATGATGCCATACGCAGGGGCCTTACTGAAAGTCCTATCAGTGAAGTGCTTGTTGAGGAGTGCCTGATTGGCTGGAAAGAGTATGAGCTTGAGGTTATCCGTGATCTGGCAGATAATGTGATTATTGTCTGTTCTATTGAGAATGTTGATCCGATGGGAGTGCATACGGGCGATAGTATTACGGTTGCTCCGGCCCAGACGCTTACGGATCGCCAGTATCAGGAGCTGAGGGACGCTTCGGTTCGTATAATTCGTGAAATAGGTGTCGAGACTGGCGGCAGCAATATCCAGTTTGCAATTAATCCTCTCAATGGCCGTATTGTGGTTATTGAGATGAATCCTCGTGTTTCGCGCAGCTCTGCTCTGGCCTCGAAGGCGACCGGATTTCCGATTGCAAAAGTAGCGGCCAAACTTGCTGTTGGATACACGCTTGATGAGATCCTCAATGATATCACCAGAACGACTCCCGCGAGTTTTGAACCGGCAATTGATTACTGTGTTGTCAAGATTCCCCGCTGGGATTTTGAAAAGTTCAAAAATGTTGACGCCCGTCTTGGTGTACAGATGAAGTCGGTCGGTGAGGTCATGGCTTTTGGACGAAACTTCAGGGAAGCGTTGCAGAAGTCGCTTCGCGGCCTTGAAATCGGCCGGGCAGGGCTTGGTTCTGATGGAAAGGATGTCATGAATGTCCTTGCCATGACTCCGCAACAGAAGAAGTTTGCCAGGGAGGATATTCTTGAGAAAATCAGGATACCGAAAGCTGACCGGATGTTTTATCTGCGTTATGCATTCCAGGCTGGCGCTACTGTTGACGAGGTTCATCAGTCAACAGGTATAGATCCCTGGTTCCTCGATAACATTCTCCAGATCGTTGAGCTTGAAGAGAAGCTCAGGGAACTGGCCGCAGCAGTCTGA